The following are from one region of the Streptomyces rubrogriseus genome:
- a CDS encoding 5-carboxymethyl-2-hydroxymuconate Delta-isomerase: MPQITVDYSDRLAGDFDRPGFARALHEAVVEIAAAKPPACKTQFRRTEDTVVGPDAEGHAVVHVTLGLLAGRTDETKVRLTEAVLELLRQYAKPGDGLALHASAEVRDLDPSYRKFETE; encoded by the coding sequence ATGCCGCAGATCACCGTCGACTACTCCGACCGGCTCGCCGGCGACTTCGACCGGCCCGGCTTCGCGCGGGCCCTGCACGAGGCCGTCGTCGAGATCGCGGCCGCGAAGCCGCCGGCCTGCAAGACGCAGTTCCGCCGCACCGAGGACACCGTGGTCGGCCCCGACGCCGAGGGGCACGCCGTCGTGCACGTCACGCTCGGGCTGCTCGCGGGCCGCACCGACGAGACCAAGGTGCGGCTGACCGAGGCCGTCCTGGAACTGCTGCGGCAGTACGCCAAGCCGGGCGACGGCCTCGCCCTGCACGCCTCCGCCGAGGTCCGCGACCTGGACCCGTCCTACCGGAAGTTCGAGACCGAGTAG
- a CDS encoding metal-dependent hydrolase, which translates to MSNKHVPLKARKVSFAWEDTPLHWVPGDPFTTHTINVLHLLLPAGERWFVHVYKQVLPYIRDERLREDVIGFIGQEAMHSQAHDEVLPHLRDQGLDPTPYTAQVDWLFEKLLGDRTLPPGRPRRWWLLERVALIAAIEHYTAFLGDWVLNAEALDRRGADPTMLDLLRWHGAEEVEHRSVAFDLFVHVDGDYARRVRTWATAFTALVFLWQRGTRFFMANDPTLADGRATFRDFHRRGRQGLLPSTGAITRSIPGYLSRAYHPSKECSTEQAVAYLAASPAAVAAASAAEKSQEGAA; encoded by the coding sequence ATGTCTAACAAGCATGTCCCGCTCAAGGCGCGGAAGGTGTCCTTCGCCTGGGAGGACACCCCGCTGCACTGGGTGCCGGGGGACCCGTTCACGACCCACACCATCAACGTGCTGCACCTGCTGCTGCCCGCCGGGGAGCGGTGGTTCGTGCACGTCTACAAGCAGGTGCTGCCGTACATCCGGGACGAGCGGCTGCGCGAGGACGTCATCGGGTTCATCGGGCAGGAGGCGATGCACTCCCAGGCCCACGACGAGGTGCTGCCGCACCTGCGGGACCAGGGGCTCGACCCGACGCCGTACACGGCGCAGGTCGACTGGCTCTTCGAGAAACTGCTCGGCGACCGCACCCTGCCGCCGGGCCGCCCGCGGCGGTGGTGGCTGCTGGAGCGGGTGGCGCTGATCGCGGCGATCGAGCACTACACGGCCTTCCTCGGCGACTGGGTGCTGAACGCCGAGGCGCTCGACCGGCGGGGCGCCGATCCGACCATGCTGGACCTGCTGCGCTGGCACGGTGCCGAGGAGGTCGAGCACCGGTCCGTCGCCTTCGACCTGTTCGTGCACGTGGACGGGGACTACGCGCGGCGGGTGCGGACCTGGGCGACCGCGTTCACCGCGCTGGTGTTCCTCTGGCAGCGCGGGACCCGGTTCTTCATGGCGAACGACCCGACGCTCGCCGACGGCAGGGCCACCTTCCGGGACTTCCACCGACGCGGCCGGCAGGGTCTGCTGCCGTCCACCGGCGCGATCACGCGTTCCATACCCGGCTATCTGAGCCGCGCCTACCACCCGTCCAAGGAGTGTTCCACCGAGCAGGCCGTCGCCTACCTCGCCGCCTCCCCCGCCGCCGTGGCCGCCGCCTCGGCCGCCGAGAAGTCCCAGGAAGGTGCCGCATGA
- a CDS encoding TetR/AcrR family transcriptional regulator, whose amino-acid sequence MTIGVRRRMGVEERRQQLIGVALDLFSRRSPDEVSIDEIASAAGISRPLVYHYFPGKLSLYEAALQRASDDLADRFVEPRQGPLGARLLRVMGRYFDFVDEHGPGFSALMRGGPAVGSTTTNALVDSVRQAAYVQILSHLDVTEPPARLELVVRSWISLAESTALLWLDGRRIPRAELEAQLVHDFAALMAVSAAYDEEMGALVRRVLADEPDDGPFGDLVDRLLALSAR is encoded by the coding sequence ATGACTATCGGGGTGCGCCGCAGAATGGGCGTCGAGGAGCGGCGGCAGCAGTTGATCGGCGTCGCGCTCGATCTGTTCAGCCGCCGCTCGCCCGACGAGGTCTCGATCGACGAGATCGCGTCGGCGGCGGGCATCTCGCGCCCGCTGGTCTACCACTACTTCCCCGGCAAACTCAGCCTGTACGAGGCCGCGTTGCAGCGCGCCTCGGACGATCTGGCGGACCGGTTCGTGGAGCCGCGCCAGGGTCCGCTGGGCGCGCGGCTGCTGCGCGTGATGGGCCGCTACTTCGACTTCGTCGACGAGCACGGCCCGGGTTTCTCGGCCCTGATGCGCGGCGGCCCGGCCGTGGGCTCGACCACGACCAACGCGCTGGTGGACTCCGTACGGCAGGCCGCGTATGTCCAGATCCTTTCGCACCTGGACGTCACCGAGCCGCCCGCGCGGCTGGAACTGGTCGTCCGCTCCTGGATCTCGCTCGCCGAGTCGACCGCGCTGCTCTGGCTGGACGGGCGTCGCATCCCGCGCGCCGAGCTGGAGGCGCAGCTCGTGCACGACTTCGCCGCGCTGATGGCGGTGAGCGCCGCCTACGACGAGGAGATGGGCGCCCTCGTCCGCCGGGTCCTCGCCGACGAGCCGGACGACGGCCCGTTCGGGGACCTGGTGGACCGGCTGCTCGCGCTGTCGGCCCGGTGA
- a CDS encoding PDR/VanB family oxidoreductase, whose product MSPNPSPRPTPRRTTALLLAAGTAGAALVGRRALRRRVQGSPLWPLPALDPPVSGRPRSRALTLLVTAHERLADGVVRLRLEGTDLPRWEPGAHLDLVLPSGLVRQYSLCGDPEDTSSYTVAARLVEDGRGGSREVHEQVQEGTELEVRGPRNRFPLVGAPAYAFVAGGIGITPLLPMLRSLPEGTDWRLLYGGRTRASMPFLEEIEKLDPDGERSEMGVPPAGGWGRVTVVAEDEDGRPGLDAFLADLPGGAAVYCCGPEGLMAAVEERLPAGVALHLERFAPRTTADGDAEFEVELRRSGRTLNVPGDSSVLAAVRTELPNTPYSCEQGWCGTCQQKVLEGEIDHRDELLTDSERGDSMLICVSRCHGTRLVLDM is encoded by the coding sequence ATGAGCCCGAACCCGAGCCCGAGGCCGACTCCGAGGCGGACGACGGCGCTGCTCCTCGCGGCCGGTACGGCCGGTGCCGCGCTCGTCGGCCGCCGGGCGCTGCGGCGCCGCGTCCAGGGCTCGCCGCTGTGGCCGCTGCCCGCGCTGGACCCGCCGGTCTCCGGGCGGCCCCGCTCCCGCGCGCTGACGCTGCTGGTGACCGCGCACGAGCGGCTGGCCGACGGGGTGGTGCGGCTGCGCCTGGAGGGGACCGACCTGCCGCGCTGGGAGCCGGGCGCCCACCTGGACCTGGTGCTGCCCTCGGGCCTGGTACGCCAGTACTCGCTGTGCGGCGACCCGGAGGACACCTCGTCGTACACCGTGGCCGCGCGGCTGGTCGAGGACGGGCGGGGCGGCTCGCGCGAGGTGCACGAGCAGGTGCAGGAGGGGACGGAACTGGAGGTGCGCGGACCGCGCAACCGCTTCCCGCTGGTCGGGGCGCCCGCCTACGCGTTCGTCGCCGGGGGCATCGGCATCACGCCGTTGCTGCCGATGCTGCGGTCCCTGCCCGAGGGCACCGACTGGCGGCTGCTGTACGGCGGGCGGACGCGGGCGTCGATGCCGTTCCTGGAGGAGATCGAGAAGCTGGACCCGGACGGCGAGCGAAGCGAGATGGGGGTCCCCCCGGCCGGAGGCTGGGGGAGGGTCACCGTCGTCGCGGAGGACGAGGACGGGCGGCCCGGTCTCGACGCCTTCCTGGCGGACCTCCCCGGGGGCGCGGCCGTGTACTGCTGCGGTCCCGAGGGCCTGATGGCGGCCGTGGAGGAGCGCCTCCCGGCGGGCGTCGCGCTGCACCTGGAGCGGTTCGCGCCGCGTACGACGGCCGACGGCGACGCGGAGTTCGAGGTCGAGCTGCGCCGCAGCGGGCGGACGCTGAACGTGCCCGGCGACTCCTCGGTGCTGGCCGCCGTGCGCACCGAGTTGCCGAACACCCCGTACTCCTGCGAGCAGGGCTGGTGCGGGACCTGCCAACAGAAGGTGCTGGAGGGCGAGATCGACCACCGGGACGAGTTGCTGACCGACTCGGAACGCGGCGACTCGATGCTCATCTGCGTGTCCCGGTGCCACGGCACCCGGCTCGTGCTCGACATGTGA